A region of the Anaerobiospirillum thomasii genome:
TTTACCAGTTCCTGAAACACCAGCAAGAACGGCAATTGGATTTACATCCTGTACTTTTAATGAAGTGTGAAATGCATTAATGATTCTGCTATTAAATATAATACCGTTATCCTCAAGATGATCTTTAAAGTCAGATAAAGCACTCTCCTCTGATAAGCCATCATCGAGATTATTTTTGGCAAACTTATTTTGTATGGCTGCAGGGCAGTCATCAAAATCACTATAAGCTCCCTGTTTATTGGTGCTTAGATTTTCAAGCTCATGCTGTTTTTTAGCAATACGCTCCTGCAAAGAGTTTAATTTAAACAGATCCTCTAGTTTGCTCTCAAGAGACTTGTCTAAAGATGCATTATTAATCTCGCTTTCGCTATGTTTTATCTGTTCGTTTAAAGAGTTAAGCTTATCTTCAAGCTCCTGTTTCTTATCAAGAAGCTCGCTGATTTTAGCATCAAGATTTGAAATATCTTTTTCCTGTACCCCTTTTTGCACCATATCATCAACTTTCTGGAAAACTGAGTCAACAGCGCTTTGTACATGGGCAAAAGTCTGCTCCTGGTTTAACTTGTCAAGCTCTAACTCCTTTTCTTTTATCTGTGAGTCAAGTTTTTGTATATGAGCATCAAGATTTGAGCTTTCTTTTTCATTAACCTCATTTTGAACAAGCTCATCAACCTTCTGGAAGACTGAATCCATAGCCTTTTGCACATGAGCATAAGCCTGATCCTGATCAAGCTGCTTAAGCTCTTCTTTTTTCTGCTTTATCTTTTCATCAAGCTCGTCAGCCTCAAGACTCTTTCTTTCCTCTATAAATTCCTTTAAAGCCTCACTTTCGTTGATCTGCAGCTTAATATCACTAAGATGCTTTAATTTGGAATCAATCTCCTCGGTAAGGCCGCGGGCAACGCCTATTAATTGCTCATTAGCTTTCTGCGTTGCTTCATTTTCCTGCGCCAGCTTCTGTTTACTGGCGATTTTCTCTTCAAGATTTGCAAGCTCTTTTTTCTTCTCTTCAACCTCACTTACAATATCAATAGTTTTTTTCTCGCCATCGCTTAAATCCTTAAATCTGTAATATAAATAGCTATTACCGTTACTGATGGTGTAGAACAGATATATAATCGCCATAAAGAAGAAAAGTATGGCTATAATTCCTACAAAATCCCAGACTTCTAATGCGCTAAATACGCTGGTTTCTTCAGTGCTCATTTTTTCCCTCTTTATGTAAATTATTCGTTAGCGTCTGATGTTTTATTAACATTATCTAAAATAGCCTGCAGTGCTGACAGCTCCTGCTTGATACCGTCTATATCAGCATTTAAATTAGATGATGAAATCGTAGATGAAATATCTTTTATCTGATTGGCCATATCTTTAAGATGCAGCAGATCTGAAGATAAGTCTTTAAGACTTTGTGAAATAGCCTTTATATCTGCCTGTCCTTTATTAACGTTATCAGCAAGATCATTTACACTCTTGCTGCTACCCTGAGCCAGTCCTGTCAGATTGCTCAAAGTGCCATCTAATGCCGCAATTTTTTTACTATTGCTCTCAACACTCGTTAAAAGACTGCCTAAAGACTTGTCTAAGGCATCTGAGTTCTTAATACTTGTATCGACACGGGTCATCATAGTGTTCAAAGCAGTATCAAAAGAGCCTAAAGAGGCTGCATTGCTATTGATCCTGTTATCAAGGGCATCTATGGTCTTTATGACATCTGTAATGCTTTGTGTAACCTTGGAGCTTAGAGCTTCAACCTTTTCTAAGGTTTGGCCTATCTCATCAAGCCCCTTGATGGCTTTGGCATAATTGTCTGATGATGTGCCAAGATCCTTGTTGATAGCTGTAAGGCTCTGCTGCATGGTGGACATGCTAACCTGTACTGCATTAATATTTACAGATGTATCTTTAAGATCTGTGTTAAAGGTATTTAATGTACTCTGCAGTGTGTTCCTGTGATTTTGAACATCCTTGGCAAATGCATCAATACTGCCCTTAAGCTCACCCTGAATAGTCTGAACATTGCCTTTAAGATCACTGTTGATAGCCTTGACACTGCCGGTCAAATCGTTTTTAAGAGTATTTACACTGGTGCTAAAATCATTTTTAAGAGTAGCTACACTGCCATCTAAATTGCTTTTAATAGCTAAAACTCCGTCTTCTACTGTAGTTTTAATAGAAGCCACACCGCCTTCTAAGGTATTTGTAACAGAATCTACACTGCCTTTTATATTCTTGGCTGAGTTTAGAATATTGTTATGCTCGTTTTGAATGCCTTCTCTGATTTTAGCTACCTGACCTTCTAAGCTGCCTATGGTCTGAATAAAATCTTTGGTTGTATTTACACCTTTATCTATGGTCTCAGAGCTACCCTCCAGCGCAACTGCACTGTTCTGCAGGCTTGAGGCTGCACTTTGCAAAGTAGATGCATAATTCTCATATGAAGAGACCAGAGCATTCATCTTTTCTTTTAACTGATTTGCCACCTCATCCTGGGTAAGAAGCTCTTTTAACTTCTCCTTTCTTGCTGCTATCTGGGTCTCAAGACCTGAACTTTCATTCTTTAAGTTGTTATTGCGACGCAGCAGCTCTTCATTTTCTTTATAAATCTCAACATTGCTGTCTTTGACAATTCTGGCAGCGGCATTATCTACAATAAGCTTCTGATATTGAGTATTAAGTGTAGATACCTTGGCTACAAGATCATTATAGTTGTCCTGCTTGGCCTTATACTCGGCAATAAAGGCCTCGGCCTCCTTCTTATCCTTAAGAAGATTTTCATTTTCCTTTACTAAAGAGCTGTTTTCATGCTTAAGATCTTTATTTATAAAGGTTAATGATTTCTGCTCTCTTTGCAGCTCGATGATTTCCTGCTTCAGAGCCAGTGATTTTTCCAGTGTTTCATGATATGTCTGCAGGGTATTGTTAATCTTATATCGCTCACCTGCCTGCCATACTATATAGGCACAGGAGCCTATAAAGCAGACAAATAAAGTCGTTATAAGCAGTACAAATTTTGAAGAGCCTGTCTTATAGGAAACAAAACCTCTAGGAGCGGGTTTAATAATGCGGTCAGCGGCATTACTGTCTTTATCACCGTTCATATCAATCATCTTCAATCAGCTCCTTATATCTATCAATAATTTGTTCAACACAGGATTGTACATTGGAATTAATCTCGGAATTTCTAAACTCCATAACCTCAAGAGGTGAGGATGGTGAATACCGTATGGCATTTTTACGGCTTATGTCATAGTCAATTGAGTCACTGCCGCTATTGACATAGTGCTGTGCACCATTGCACTCAATAGCAATGCCTATAACACCACTGAAAGCTAAACCGCCTGTATGCTCCTTGAGCAAAGTATTGTCTATAAGAGCTATATCCACACGATATGTTTTAGCAGCAGATGCAACTGCATACTGCGTTTTTAACACGCATCTGTCAGAGAGGTTCTGTGTATCAAGAGCTGTTTTCAAGGCTCTGAATAAAAGCCCCTCCTCCAGCGTGTCAATAAATCTGTTATCAATAAGCTCATCTATGCCAGGCTCATCAAGTTTGAGTCTGTTTTTTCTTATCTGATCTGATGCCTGCACCAGGGCTCTTATATAGCTGTAATAGGAGTTAGCGGCCTGCTCTTTGCTGCCTACAACAAAGACATAGTCACGGGCGCGTGATATGGCAACATTGATAAGATGAGGATCTGCTACAAATTTATTGTTACCCTTAAGACACAGGCTAAATATAATAGTATCTCGCTCCTGTCCCTGAAATGAGTGTACAGTAGATGTATATAAATACTGAGGCTCTATGTGCCTTAGATATTGATCCTGTAAAATAAGATTCTTTATATACTCAACCTGACTGACAAAAGGAGCTATGACACCCACAGTTCCTTTATAACGCCTGTTATCTGCAAAAAAGCCTCTTAAAAGCTCAATGATGGCCTCAGCCTCTTTTTTAAAGACATTTTTGCCAGAGCCTTTTTCATCATCTAAAGGAGCGTCTATAAAATGTATACCCTTGTCTGCATCAAGCAGATAATCACTGCTGCAGGATCTGTTTATATAGGCAGATCTTAAAGCGCTGTTATAAAAATATTTGGATATATATTCTGTAATCTTTGGCTCTGATCGTCTGTTGTTAAGCAGACTTAATTTTCTTATATGGCTTGGTGAAACTACATAATTCTCAATAAAATCATAGGCCGAGGCTGAGAAGTTGAACATATTGGCATAGTTGGTAATGCCTGTGTGGTTAACTCTGTTCAACAATAATGCTATGAGTTTGTTACTTATACCATTGATTGGCTCTAACTGCTTTGGATCGCCCACCACAGCCACTCTTTTAGCCCGAAAGAGCACAGGTATAATAGAAATAAAATCAAACTGAGATGACTCATCAATAATGATTAAATCAAAGATCTCTGCCTTTAAAGGCACTGATTTGGCAACGGAGAGAATGGATGTGGATACCACAGGAAAATGTCTGAACACCTCCTCTGCCATTTCTTGCTTGAGATCATCTGGATTAAAGCCATTTTTTATCTTGTAAAGATGCGGTGCAAGTCTTGTTGATACATACTCTCTTGTCTTTTCCTTAAAAAAGATGGCAATTGTATCTAAAGACTCAAGCTTAGACTTGTCCTTAAAAGATAATGAGTACAGCCTGTCACGTATTTTATTTATATCAGTTCTGTCTTCTTTGTTTAAGAGCCTGTTCTCAAGCAGTATTGATAATGTGTTTTCTAATTTAGAGCACACAGAAATAAGGTGGTTTAGCTCATCTAAACATTTTTGTACTGCCACAATATCATGCTTTAAAAAATCCTTTTTTAAATCAAGGATAAGCATCTCAAGTCTAAAGATATTTGGCTTTAAGATCCTTATATCTTTAAGGCGTTTTTGACATTTTTGCAGTAAATCTGAAATGGCCTGCTTATTTAGATCAAAGATTCTGCTCTCATCTACAGCAGTTATACTGCTCTCATCTGTCTTTAACATAAGAGATGACAGATGCTCAAATAAAGCCTTTAATTTGGTATCCTGCTTTATAACTATATCTGCCAGCCTTAGCGCTTTATTAGCTTTTCTTATGGCCTGCGGCAGCTGTTCCTTATAAATGTAGAGATACTCACACAGAGCCTTAAAAGAGCTGTTCTGATTATTGTCAGTCTGCTCTCTTATGGTATCAAAACAGTTAAAAACCTTATCTGAAGAGACTGCCGTATTTGAAAAGCCTTTTTTTATCAGTGATGAAAAGCTTAAATCTACACTGTGTTCTTTGCTTTTAAGCTCTGTATTAAACTCTACAGACTGCCCATTTAAATCAAAAACAGCCTTTTGATTAAAAGCACTTATAGCGGCATGATTATACGATGAGATAAGACACCTTTGACCGCGCAGCATACTGTTCATGGCGGCTGTGGCAATGGTATAGGTTTTACCTGTACCAGGAGGTCCCTGCAGCAAAGTTATTTTATTATTTAAAAATGATTTGACGGCCTGTACCTGATACTCATCAAGTTTAAATTCATCATTAAGACAATAGCACAGACTTGACTGTTCTTTGACAAAGGCATTGATACCTGATGTGCTGTCAGTCTCCTGATGCCTGGCGGTATTATTATGTGCACCTTTGACAATTGCCTTATCAATGAGTGCAGATGATTCATACAACACATCAAGACAGCTTGAAGGCAGCTTTTGCTGCAGTGCAAGCTGTGCAATTTCTCTTATCTCTCTTGCACACTGTGATGTTGCTGTATTTTTAATCTGACCTACAAGGCATGAATTATATATCTCACTGCCTTTATTGTGTTTAATATGACCTATCTGCGAGAGCTTTTTAAAATCAAAATCATTTTTATAGGCAAAGTAATTATAAAAATAGTGCTTGAACAGTCTTAAAGATTCAGTTACAGGATCGCTGCTTGTAGATATTTTTCTTTTAAATTCAGCAAGAAAATTGCTTAATACAACATAAGCACTGCCATAGGTATCTTTTTTGCCTGGTGGAAAGATTTCATTTATCTTCTCAAGAAAATAATTATTTATAAAAGGGGTGGTTAGATCATCCACCTGTCCTCTATAGGTATTTACCTCACCTCTTACTGTTTCAATATCCTTGATATTAAAATAAAAAACAGGAACTAATGTAATATCTGAGCTCTTGCTATCCTCGCTGTCTTTACTACCTGAAGATACAAATTTAATAACAGGAAAACCTATAATATAGCGCGAGTTAAGAAGAATCTGCTTATTGTCAAAGCTTCTGAATTTTACAGAGAAGCTGTCTGCATCATGATAAGAGAACTCAGCTGATTTTAAAAGCAGATGCTGACTGCCATTTATAAGAAATTCAAGGTTTGCGTGCGATCTTTCATAGGCATCGGCCAGTATCTCTAAAAAGGTGCCAAAAGAGCACTGATCAAGCATAGAGCTGTCAGATCTGTTATGCTCCTGCCTATTAAAGTACCTTAATTTATAGGTCTGAGTTGTATAGTATTTAAGACCTGATGATGGAGACTGAACAATAAAGCCTTCCTGTAACAGGGAAACTATACAGTCACTTATCTGATCTGACCTTATAATGCCCTTATCTACCAGGCTGAACATGGCTTTATCTATATAAAATGAATCTGTATAGGTATTAAGGTATTCTTTAACCTCTTTAAGCTCTTTGATATTATTCAAACCAGTCATAAAAAATAATTATAGTTATAAAATCAGGTAATAGTCGAGCTTAATTCTGTACAGCAGTCTTTAGTTTTTATACAGAGACGTTTACATGGTGTTTATAAAATAGTAATAAAACGTAAACTATTCTATTACCATGTATATAAATTACAAACTAAGCAGACATATAATAGCACTAAAAAAGTTAATGTCTATTTTTTAAGTCACATTTTTTATAACAATATAATCTATTCAGGGACGGTAATTGATTTTAAATAAGAGGATGCCTCAGAGCTGATACTAAAAAGTTATTAGAAAAAAGAGTTATGCCGAACATAATTTAATGTTCTCTTCCCTTTTTATATGGCTGCCAGATACGGCAGCCTTGCGATAAGAGACTTTAATAAATATCTTTAATCAAGTTTGGCGCCAAAGGCCAGATCGCCTGCATCTCCAATACCTGGCACAATATAACTGTGGGCATCAAGAGATGGATCTACAGTGGCAACAAAGAGATCGCTTACCTTATCCCCAAGAGTTTTATTGATATAATCAAGAGCCTGCTCAGATGCCACAATGGAGCAGATAATCACCCTTTTTGGCTTGCTCTTGCTTAAAATAGCATTGTAGGCAACTTCCATAGAGCTGCCTGTGGCCAGCATTGGATCACATAAAATTACAGTCTTGTCATCAAGCTCAGGTAAAACCAGGTATTCAACATGAATGGTAAAATTATTGGCATCGCGATACTTTCTATAGGCTGAGACAAAGCAGTTTTCAGCTCTGTCAAAGACTGAGAGCACACCATTGTGCAATGGCAGACCGGCACGCAGAATAGATGCCACAACCAGCTTTTCATCAATAAGATTGACCTCTTTAACGCCAAGAGGTGTGGTTACAGACTGTTTTGAATAGGATAAGGTCTGACTTATTTCATATGAGAGCATCTGTCCTATACGTTCAATATTGTTTCTAAAGCGCATAGGATCGTTTTGTATATTTATATCACGCAGCTCGCTGGTAAAATAGTTGATTACTGTATTTTTATCCTCAAGATTGTGAATACGCATAGGCTCTCCAAAGACATGACCATAGATTTGTGACAGACACATGATAAATTTTATTAATTCTATCACAAAAATCTACAGTCTTTACATTTACTTTGTTATACAAAGAGCATGATGGCAAGGTGCTGTTTAGCGCACTGCGCATGCTCTTTGTCAGCCTTATACAGACAGCCTATCACTCTACTGAAAAGAGCTCTTTTAACTGACGGTTTGAAAGGTCGCCAATCCAGTTTTCCCCTGCGTTTACCGTAAGCTCTGTCAACTCCTTTTTGCTTTGTATTATCTCATTAATCTTCTCTTCAAAGGTATTGGTACAGATTAAACGATACACATTGACATTGTGCTTTTGACCTATTCTGTATGCTCTGTCTGTTGCCTGATTTTCAACTGCAGGATTCCACCATAAATCATAATGGATTACGTTGGTGGCAGCTGTAAGATTCAAACCGGTACCGGCAGCACGCAGTGAGAGAATAAGGATCTTTTTGGATCTGTCATTTTGAAAAGTATCAACAATTCTGCTCTTTTCCTTCTGCCCAAGACCTCCGTGATAAAAATCAACATCCATATTGTAGCGTTTATGGCACCAGTACTTTAACAGCTCACCCATTTTAGTAAACTGCGTAAAAATAATGGCTTTCTGCCCTGCATCAATCATCTCATCTAAAAGAGCAAACAGACTCTCGCTCTTGCCTGTATCCTGCGGATCTATCATTGCAGGATCAAAATCCTTATCATCAAGCTCAAAAGTCTGAGGGCAATTGCAGATCTGTTTTAAAGATATAATCATCTCAAGCACCAATGCCAGACGATTGACCTCATCACTCTCAAGTCTGTGCAGAGCCGAGTTAACCTTGCTCTGATACAGTGCCGCCTGACTTTTAGATAATGAACAATACTGATTAGTTGAGATTTTCTCAGGCAGATCATCAATAATGCTCTTGTCACTCTTTAGACGGCGCATTACAAAAGGAGCAGTTATTCGTCTAAACTTGTCTACAGCTGAGGCATCACGATGTTTTTCAATAGGATTGGCATAATCACGCTTAAAATCAGACTCGCTGCCCAGAAGTCCAGGATTTACAAAGTCCATTATTGACCAGTACTCAGCAAGACGGTTTTCAACCGGTGTTCCTGACATGGCAATGCGACAGTCAGCATTTATCTTCTTGATTTTCTTGAAGTTTGCTGTTTTTGAATTTTTAATGGCCTGAGCCTCATCTATAATGCACAGCCTGAAATTAACCTTGGCAAACTCTTTGTCAGCAGCACGCGTCATAACACCATAGGTGGTCAATACCACATGGCAGTTGGTATCAAGAGACTTTTTAGTACCATAAAAGACTTTAAAGTTAAGCTTTGGGGCAAATTTTTGCATTTCACGCTGCCAGTTTACAAGCAGTGATGATGGCACCACAATGAGAGCTGGATTGGTATCAAAACCCCCACACTCCCTTATTTTATCTAAAGTGGCAATAACCTGCAGAGTCTTGCCAAGACCCATATCATCGGCAATAATGGAGCCTATTGAGGCCTGAGTGTTTTTATAAAGCCAGGAAAAACCTCTTTTTTGATATTCACGCAAACTTGCCTGCAATGTGGAAGAGGCATCTGTCATTTTCTCTTTAAAAATAGTCTCTATAGCCTTTTGCATACTGTCAGTTAAAACAACAGTACTGCCCTCATACTCACCTGACAGAGCGGCTGCTATAAGAGCTATTGGCTTTGGATTGTCCCTGTTCTCCTCAAAGCGTTTTTTAAGGCGTGAGAGCTCTGTAGGATCCACATTGATAAAGTTCTCTTTATAACGCACCACACGATATTTAGAGGCCATGAGACTTTCAAAATCATCCTGACTTATCTGACTGTCACCTATTGATAAATTAAAATCAAAGGACAAAAGACTTGCCAGATTGAGCATAGATGCCGAGTCAAAATCAAAATCGCCAACATCAAGCTGCAAGGAGCTTTGTGGCTTTAAAAGATGCTTTAGAGATTTTGGTACCACCATTGAGATACCTAAAAGCTTAAGAGCAGGCAGCGCATCAACTAACAGCGCCGCAAGAGTTTCAATACTGACTAAGGACTGATAATCAGTGCTTTTTAACACATCAGAAAGATTTGGTGCAATAGATTCAAGTCTGGCAATGGTTCTTAAACAGGCAAAACGTATATCATCATAAAAACTGTCATCTAATATATCCTTTAGATGGACAAAGCCGTTAGCCCCATCGCTTCTTTTGGTTTTAAAGCCAATATCAATAACAATATCAGCACTTTCTTTTATACCATCTGGCAAAGAGCTCTTAGCGTCACTCTCATCTGCATCATCTACAACCTCTGTGTAGCTGTCATACACATCCTCTCTTTCATCATAGTTTGCAAAGTATGGAAGATTAGAGCGCTTTACAATAAGATCAGATCGTATCTGTCTGCTCTTTTTATCTAAAAGATCGGTTAAAACAATAACAGGAGAAACCTCAAGCTCCTTTATAAATAAAGGCTGCAGCCAGGACTCAAGACGCAGTTTTATACCAGATGAGGCTGGTGTTTCTTCTATATCTATGATCCTGCCTTCAAACAGAGCCTCAAGCTCAAAAGCATCATTTTCCTTTTTTTGATGTCTGTAGGCGTCACTTATAATACTTTGTATAAATACTGACAGAATAATAAGTCCTGCCTGATAGGCATCAAGAACAAAGTCCTCTGTTCTGTCAATTTTTAAAATATTTTTGCCAATTCCTGTGATACTGCTGCCTACATTTAATACCAGCTCTTTGATGTCATGATTTAAAATGGCAGGTATCCAGCGTATACGATACAGACCGTCAATACACTCATACATCTGCGGCATCACAGCCTTGGCTCCTACAAGCTTTAGAGCTATGTGCCATATATAATATAAAGACTCAAGCTCCTCTGTGGCATTTTCAAGATCGCGTGTACTTATAAAGCCTGAGAAAAGATGATAAACAGGCAGACTCTTTGCGTCTGTATTATCATCGCAAAGAGTATAGATCTCTTTGGCGCCACTGCCCTTTGACGGATATATACATAAAGATACAGGAGATACTGCATACTCACCTAAGGAGTTGACCCTGATAAAAGGTTTCTTGTCTGTGCACTTTGAGAGTGAGACCAGATCTCTGTCAACCTTGCTTGATAAAAGAGCATGACTTAGCTTTACAGCCTTTTTAAGAACATCAGAGCAGATATCTCTTAAAGAGCCCTGTGTAAAGCCTGGCGGTGTATCGGTTAAAAGCTTTAAAATACCGTTTTCAAACTGATTTACTGCGCTTAAACTCAGCTCTCTTAACTTTTTAGTGTCATGACAGGCGTAAGCTTCAGATGGCTGTAAAAAAGACATCCATGAAGGTATTTCGCTCTGTTTGACCTCATCAAAGACAAAATTGCGCTGCTTGAGCTTTTCAAGAATATCAATGCCATGCAGCTCAAATAGAATAAAAGGATTGGCATCAATCTCTTTGCTGACAATATAAATAACGGCTGCAATATGTTTGCATGGTACTGCAAAATCAGGACAGGAGCATTTTAAGCTAAAATCGCGCCAGGATTTGGGAAAAATATTTATACCAAATTTATCGGCCAGAGTAGCCACCTGTGGATCAAGCTGCCTTGTGGCAAGTTTTGATAAAATCAAAGGCGATGAGGCTATTGCATCAATAAATTTATCTACACACTCCCCCTCAACTCTGTTGAGCTGTATTTTTACAGAGTAAAAAGGATCATAATTGCCCCTGACTCTGGCTTTAATCAGGCCTTTGGCAGTATCTATAGAAAAGTTATAGACTTTATCAGTGTTGGCATAACTCTTGCCTCGCGGTATACGGTTTTGATGATCTATTCCACTAAGGGCATTGAGCCACTGCTGCCCCCACCATGTAGTTCCATAACTGTTGCGAGCCATGATACAATCCTATGTTTAAACGTAAAATGTAATGCATCTATACTAGATAAATGATAGGTGATTGTCTAGAGCAAAGATGCTGACTAGACCTTTATCTCATAGCGCAAAAGATAGCTGTTATCACTCATAGGCTGCAGATAAAAGGCATCATAGTAGGTAAAAATATCAGACTGTATCTTAAAGCCCTGCTCTTTAAGACTTTGAATAAAGGACAGCGTATAGCGCACATGCCCCTCGTCTGTATCATGATGAAAGATACAGGCATAATGCCCCTTAGCTCTACGTTTTAGCTCAAAACACTCAGGCACACTGTCTTTTGAGCCCATAGCCCTGCACAAAAAGCCCTTGTAGATAACAGATCCTTTAGCTGCGGCGCTTTTCTTTATAAGCGTGCCTACAGGCTGATACTCAAAGTATGAGCTAAGCCTGCTGTCCTTTAAATACTGCGATAAAAAATTAACCGTCTCTTTGGTGCTGGCTATAACACTGTGCTGTTTTTGAATAAAGCCATAGCTTATGGCCTCATAATCTTTAAAAAACAGTCTGTCACAACCCTGATCTTTATAATCTGTAGCCACACACTGCAGCGACTCTAGCATCAAGATCTTGGCATCTATCTCATCTCTTTGCCTTTTGAGAGACACTAGGGCCGTAGCCATAATGTTGTCAGAGAGCTCCTTGCTCTCAAGCTGTCCTTTAACCTGTGACAGATCGTATCCGGCCCCTTTTAGCACTCTAATATAGTCAAAGCGGTAATACTGCTCAAGAGCATAATATCTATAGCCGCTTTTTGAGATAAAGGCAGGCTTTAAAAGATTGTGCCTGTCATAGTACAAAAGCGTATCCTTGGTGGTGCCGCACAGCGAGGCAAAATCACTGATTTTAATTAAATTGGGCATAATTAAAAATTTTTAAGATTTAATCATTGATATTTAATATATTTTTATAATTGACTCTTGTCCTTGACAGTAGTTTATACTCCATATCCACTTTGTGTTCAAGAATATGGGGTTAAAATGTCATTACATGAGCTAAAAATCAAAAAACTTTCTCTGGCATATTTTTTCTTACTGCCAGGTCTTAGCTATGGAATTTTAACTTCACGTATGCCCTCCTTAAAAGGACAGATAGAGGCCCTGGACAGCGATATTGGCTTTTTACTTTTGTCTTTTGGCCTCTCTGGCGTGCTCTCACTGTCCATGGCCTCATTTATCATACGTATCTTCAGCGCCACATCTATTTTAAAACTTGCCGTCTTTCTCTTTATTGCAGGAGACTGTGCCTTGGGTCTGTGTCAAAACATGCTGCAGGCTGTTATCTGTATGATAACCATAGGCTTTGCCTTTGGCATTATTGATGTGTGTATCAATATCCTGGGTATTAGGCTTGAGAGCACCTATCAGGTCTCATGTATGGGCTTTTTGCACGGTGCCTACGCCATAGGCGGTTTGGGTGGTGCACTTTTAGGATCATTATGTGCAGCCTTTAATCTCAATCTTTTTATAAACTATACAGCTATCTTCTTTATCTACAGTATTTTCACCTTTACAGCCTTCTCCCACCTTATAACTAAAACCAAGGAGCAGCCAGAGACTAAAAACAAAGATAAGAACAAAGCCAGAATATGGGCCAGTCTGCCTCTGTTTATCATCTGCCTTGGTCTTTTAAACGGCATTTCCTACGCTATTGAAGGCTCTATGGCCGAATGGGGATCTATTTTGCTGCATGAGGAAAAAGGCGCCAGTCAGTCACTCTCAGCCCTGCTTTATGCTGCCATGTGCCTGTCTTTGACCATGACCCG
Encoded here:
- a CDS encoding DEAD/DEAH box helicase, with amino-acid sequence MARNSYGTTWWGQQWLNALSGIDHQNRIPRGKSYANTDKVYNFSIDTAKGLIKARVRGNYDPFYSVKIQLNRVEGECVDKFIDAIASSPLILSKLATRQLDPQVATLADKFGINIFPKSWRDFSLKCSCPDFAVPCKHIAAVIYIVSKEIDANPFILFELHGIDILEKLKQRNFVFDEVKQSEIPSWMSFLQPSEAYACHDTKKLRELSLSAVNQFENGILKLLTDTPPGFTQGSLRDICSDVLKKAVKLSHALLSSKVDRDLVSLSKCTDKKPFIRVNSLGEYAVSPVSLCIYPSKGSGAKEIYTLCDDNTDAKSLPVYHLFSGFISTRDLENATEELESLYYIWHIALKLVGAKAVMPQMYECIDGLYRIRWIPAILNHDIKELVLNVGSSITGIGKNILKIDRTEDFVLDAYQAGLIILSVFIQSIISDAYRHQKKENDAFELEALFEGRIIDIEETPASSGIKLRLESWLQPLFIKELEVSPVIVLTDLLDKKSRQIRSDLIVKRSNLPYFANYDEREDVYDSYTEVVDDADESDAKSSLPDGIKESADIVIDIGFKTKRSDGANGFVHLKDILDDSFYDDIRFACLRTIARLESIAPNLSDVLKSTDYQSLVSIETLAALLVDALPALKLLGISMVVPKSLKHLLKPQSSLQLDVGDFDFDSASMLNLASLLSFDFNLSIGDSQISQDDFESLMASKYRVVRYKENFINVDPTELSRLKKRFEENRDNPKPIALIAAALSGEYEGSTVVLTDSMQKAIETIFKEKMTDASSTLQASLREYQKRGFSWLYKNTQASIGSIIADDMGLGKTLQVIATLDKIRECGGFDTNPALIVVPSSLLVNWQREMQKFAPKLNFKVFYGTKKSLDTNCHVVLTTYGVMTRAADKEFAKVNFRLCIIDEAQAIKNSKTANFKKIKKINADCRIAMSGTPVENRLAEYWSIMDFVNPGLLGSESDFKRDYANPIEKHRDASAVDKFRRITAPFVMRRLKSDKSIIDDLPEKISTNQYCSLSKSQAALYQSKVNSALHRLESDEVNRLALVLEMIISLKQICNCPQTFELDDKDFDPAMIDPQDTGKSESLFALLDEMIDAGQKAIIFTQFTKMGELLKYWCHKRYNMDVDFYHGGLGQKEKSRIVDTFQNDRSKKILILSLRAAGTGLNLTAATNVIHYDLWWNPAVENQATDRAYRIGQKHNVNVYRLICTNTFEEKINEIIQSKKELTELTVNAGENWIGDLSNRQLKELFSVE
- a CDS encoding MerR family transcriptional regulator produces the protein MPNLIKISDFASLCGTTKDTLLYYDRHNLLKPAFISKSGYRYYALEQYYRFDYIRVLKGAGYDLSQVKGQLESKELSDNIMATALVSLKRQRDEIDAKILMLESLQCVATDYKDQGCDRLFFKDYEAISYGFIQKQHSVIASTKETVNFLSQYLKDSRLSSYFEYQPVGTLIKKSAAAKGSVIYKGFLCRAMGSKDSVPECFELKRRAKGHYACIFHHDTDEGHVRYTLSFIQSLKEQGFKIQSDIFTYYDAFYLQPMSDNSYLLRYEIKV
- a CDS encoding MFS transporter, encoding MSLHELKIKKLSLAYFFLLPGLSYGILTSRMPSLKGQIEALDSDIGFLLLSFGLSGVLSLSMASFIIRIFSATSILKLAVFLFIAGDCALGLCQNMLQAVICMITIGFAFGIIDVCINILGIRLESTYQVSCMGFLHGAYAIGGLGGALLGSLCAAFNLNLFINYTAIFFIYSIFTFTAFSHLITKTKEQPETKNKDKNKARIWASLPLFIICLGLLNGISYAIEGSMAEWGSILLHEEKGASQSLSALLYAAMCLSLTMTRLVIDRIRSKVSDYKILLTAACIVAVTTLAGLHATNPYLCLLLFCLMGIGAAPVSPILFSKAGAQKTLNAESATSIVAAISYSGLLFFPPFIGFMAQMYTLQIALHIVIIFALIIGAGSFLIRHVDIKNSIVRKY